The following proteins are encoded in a genomic region of Streptomyces sp. NBC_01723:
- a CDS encoding ATP-dependent nuclease, which translates to MTQPSDPRAIPGPRDGSAEPHGTVVPVPPRLTKAVIRNFRLLRRTELSFTDKVTLCVGRNNTGKTSLAKLFEFFVARKKAALRIEDFSADCYEEFLAAHRLFASGEAEQARDTVPAITLTLHISYDKDCGQYGPLAPFVVDLDPDCSEVVIRFAFALGDGALKEFFGGVPAGPDATATLEQLGRGIPKHFEMSVMAVDPTDEANVRPVDLADVRTLVRVDFVEAQRGLDDESDGHAAPIGAVFEQLLTAAEKSQNATWLEELAANIDRTLVDTSGSLDCSLQKVRERVAPTLKAFGYPGLANQEFVTAARLDSKRLLRNFARIHYPGVAGVRFPESYNGLGTRNLVMILLRLFTCYRDHTATSPESGIHLVFLEEPEAHLHPQMQEAFIQRLTYSVNLFPRIDAQMRATMPGQKGAVEESSTAIDSSPRWNAQFVVTTHSAHVANRGHFSDIRYFRKEEDTVESGSEPGPARTVIKDLSQVTGDERFLRKYLTLTRADLYFADKAILVEGASERIFVPAAEEKLAARRPEETPQHQYVTLMEVGGAHAHRFYPLLKVLGIPALIITDLDPVDDSEPKIRKCLVSESGRTSNQSIRAWSPEMSDITVAELLQRAETDPPIAGGSMCLAYQVPEEPGGPCGRTFEDAFALANRALFGISTGAAPAEELEQQARSSVETRHSKVDFALDHVLGDHDWQVPKYIRRGLEWLMAQDGTATKADVQ; encoded by the coding sequence ATGACCCAGCCCAGTGATCCGCGTGCCATCCCAGGCCCGCGAGACGGCTCCGCCGAACCACACGGGACCGTAGTCCCGGTGCCGCCCCGGCTCACCAAGGCGGTCATCCGCAACTTCCGGCTGCTCCGCAGAACCGAGCTTTCCTTCACGGACAAGGTGACACTGTGCGTCGGCCGCAACAACACGGGAAAGACCTCGCTGGCAAAACTGTTCGAATTCTTCGTGGCGAGGAAGAAGGCCGCGCTGCGCATCGAGGACTTCTCCGCCGACTGCTACGAGGAGTTCCTCGCCGCCCATCGCCTCTTCGCCTCGGGTGAGGCGGAGCAGGCGCGCGACACGGTTCCGGCAATCACCCTCACCCTCCACATCTCCTACGACAAGGACTGCGGCCAGTACGGACCCCTGGCCCCCTTCGTGGTGGACCTTGACCCCGACTGCTCCGAGGTGGTGATCAGGTTCGCCTTCGCGTTGGGGGACGGTGCCCTGAAGGAGTTCTTCGGCGGCGTGCCGGCGGGGCCGGATGCCACGGCCACGCTTGAGCAGCTGGGCAGAGGTATCCCGAAGCACTTCGAGATGTCGGTGATGGCGGTCGACCCGACCGATGAGGCGAACGTCCGACCGGTCGACCTCGCGGATGTGCGCACCCTGGTGAGGGTGGACTTCGTCGAGGCGCAGCGAGGGCTGGACGACGAGAGCGACGGGCATGCCGCACCAATCGGAGCGGTCTTCGAGCAACTGCTGACCGCGGCGGAGAAGAGTCAGAACGCGACGTGGCTGGAGGAGCTCGCCGCGAACATCGACAGGACACTCGTGGACACCTCCGGCAGTCTCGACTGCAGCCTCCAGAAGGTCCGCGAACGGGTGGCGCCGACGTTGAAGGCATTCGGCTATCCAGGTCTGGCCAACCAGGAGTTCGTCACGGCCGCCCGGCTGGACTCCAAGAGGCTGCTCAGGAACTTCGCGCGCATTCACTATCCGGGAGTGGCCGGTGTGCGGTTCCCGGAGTCGTACAACGGCCTCGGTACGCGGAACTTGGTGATGATTCTGCTCAGGCTCTTCACCTGCTACCGCGACCACACGGCGACCTCTCCGGAGTCGGGGATCCATCTCGTCTTCCTGGAGGAACCGGAGGCCCATCTGCATCCGCAGATGCAGGAGGCGTTCATCCAGCGACTCACGTACTCCGTCAATCTGTTCCCTCGGATCGACGCGCAGATGAGAGCGACGATGCCCGGGCAAAAGGGAGCGGTCGAGGAGAGCAGCACCGCAATCGACAGCAGCCCCCGGTGGAACGCTCAGTTCGTGGTGACCACCCACTCGGCACACGTGGCCAACCGGGGACACTTCTCCGACATCCGGTACTTCCGGAAGGAGGAGGACACCGTGGAGAGCGGAAGCGAGCCGGGGCCGGCTCGCACCGTCATCAAGGACCTGTCCCAGGTGACTGGCGACGAGAGGTTCCTCCGCAAGTACCTGACCCTCACCCGGGCCGACCTCTACTTCGCGGACAAGGCCATCCTCGTCGAGGGCGCCAGCGAGCGTATCTTCGTCCCGGCTGCGGAGGAGAAGCTGGCGGCGAGGAGGCCCGAAGAGACGCCCCAGCACCAGTACGTGACCTTGATGGAGGTCGGCGGGGCGCATGCCCACAGGTTCTATCCGCTGCTGAAGGTCCTCGGGATCCCAGCCCTGATCATCACGGATCTTGATCCCGTCGACGACAGTGAGCCCAAGATTCGCAAATGTCTGGTGTCCGAATCCGGACGCACGTCCAACCAGTCCATCAGGGCGTGGTCCCCCGAGATGTCCGACATCACGGTGGCCGAGCTGCTGCAGCGGGCCGAGACGGACCCGCCGATCGCCGGCGGCAGCATGTGCCTCGCCTACCAGGTGCCGGAGGAGCCCGGCGGTCCGTGCGGCCGCACTTTCGAGGACGCCTTCGCGCTGGCCAACCGGGCCCTGTTCGGTATTTCCACGGGTGCCGCTCCCGCCGAGGAACTGGAACAACAGGCCCGTAGCAGCGTAGAGACCAGGCACAGCAAGGTCGACTTCGCCCTCGACCATGTCCTCGGAGACCACGACTGGCAGGTCCCGAAGTACATCAGGCGCGGCCTCGAGTGGCTCATGGCACAGGACGGGACGGCGACGAAGGCGGACGTCCAGTGA
- a CDS encoding UvrD-helicase domain-containing protein, translating into MTTEAEDVTHAILTALQAGRHFKVEAGAGAGKTSSLIEALQSILADRPRYLPRPHQRIACVTYTNVARDEIISRTDRSPYVFAETIHGFLWQLLSPFGKHLLRHIVELDLMLSKMEGHTSLDGYTVEYSTGFQKVDHDSRRVQLGHNDLPVLARAFFALPKFRALAADRFPIVFVDEYQDTPAGLAEAMLGTPGDEATARGPLCGFFGDHWQQIYDNACGALEDARPTPVFRRRNRRSQRAVVNLLNTMRPELTQTMASGVGEGTVAVYHTNEWAGTRLTHHRKGQLGWDAAHAARKWVLDDVRDRLWSTGASGHDAQGRAEEPSTKILMLTHETIAGELGYQKLHGAFRRNDSYVRKEDHAMAFFMDTLEPALLHHRNKRYGAMFDALDPRGRPPINSSADKQEWMAFLTKLGEARKTGTVGDVLDLCLEQQLFDGLGKVRERHRKAVSLSGTDPQAVSDDKAEARAAARSKEYQQLRQVPYAELLALSEHLGGGTPFATQHGVKGLEFNRVLAVVSKGHSRFQIPEMLANFSRRDELMDKELEAFIRARNLFYVACSRAREHLAILFTTKLEPAALDTLREWVGESRITSLRFDGDTVVGGE; encoded by the coding sequence GTGACGACGGAGGCGGAAGATGTCACGCACGCGATCCTGACGGCTCTCCAAGCGGGCCGTCACTTCAAGGTGGAGGCCGGTGCCGGTGCGGGCAAGACCAGCTCACTGATCGAGGCGCTCCAGAGCATCCTGGCTGACCGCCCCCGCTACCTCCCGCGGCCCCACCAGCGCATCGCCTGCGTCACCTACACCAATGTCGCCCGCGACGAGATCATCAGCCGTACCGACCGCAGCCCGTACGTGTTCGCCGAAACCATCCATGGTTTCCTGTGGCAGCTGCTCTCCCCTTTCGGCAAGCACCTGTTGCGCCACATCGTCGAGCTGGACCTCATGCTGTCGAAGATGGAGGGCCACACCTCACTGGACGGCTACACCGTCGAGTACAGCACCGGCTTCCAGAAGGTGGACCACGACAGCCGTCGGGTGCAGTTGGGTCACAACGATCTGCCCGTCCTCGCGAGGGCGTTTTTCGCCCTTCCCAAGTTCCGGGCTCTGGCTGCCGACCGGTTCCCGATCGTCTTCGTGGACGAGTACCAGGACACCCCCGCCGGTCTGGCGGAGGCCATGCTGGGCACGCCGGGCGATGAGGCCACTGCGCGCGGCCCCCTCTGCGGCTTCTTCGGGGACCATTGGCAGCAGATCTACGACAACGCGTGCGGGGCACTTGAGGACGCCCGCCCGACACCGGTCTTCAGACGGCGCAATCGGCGCTCGCAGCGCGCCGTCGTGAACCTCCTGAACACGATGCGTCCCGAATTGACGCAGACCATGGCGTCAGGAGTTGGCGAGGGCACCGTCGCCGTCTATCACACCAACGAATGGGCCGGGACGAGGCTCACCCACCACCGGAAGGGTCAGCTCGGCTGGGACGCGGCCCACGCGGCACGGAAATGGGTACTGGACGACGTCCGCGACCGGTTATGGAGCACCGGGGCATCCGGTCACGATGCCCAGGGGCGGGCGGAGGAGCCCAGCACGAAGATCCTCATGCTCACGCACGAGACGATCGCCGGCGAACTGGGATATCAGAAGCTCCACGGGGCCTTTCGGCGCAACGATTCCTACGTGAGGAAGGAGGACCACGCCATGGCCTTCTTCATGGACACGCTGGAACCGGCCCTGCTCCACCACCGGAACAAGCGCTACGGCGCGATGTTCGACGCACTCGACCCCCGTGGCCGCCCACCCATCAACTCGTCGGCCGACAAGCAGGAATGGATGGCGTTCCTGACGAAACTGGGGGAGGCCCGCAAGACGGGCACGGTCGGCGACGTCCTCGACCTCTGTCTTGAGCAGCAGCTCTTCGACGGCCTGGGGAAGGTGCGCGAGCGTCACCGGAAGGCCGTGTCACTATCCGGCACCGACCCGCAGGCTGTGAGTGACGATAAGGCCGAAGCCCGGGCGGCGGCGCGGTCGAAGGAGTACCAACAACTGCGCCAGGTGCCGTACGCGGAGTTGCTGGCGTTGAGCGAGCACCTCGGCGGCGGCACGCCCTTCGCCACACAACACGGAGTCAAGGGACTGGAGTTCAACCGGGTTCTCGCCGTGGTCAGCAAGGGACACTCCCGCTTCCAGATCCCCGAGATGCTGGCTAACTTCTCCCGGCGCGACGAACTGATGGACAAGGAACTGGAGGCGTTTATCAGGGCACGCAACCTCTTCTACGTGGCATGCTCACGGGCCAGAGAGCATCTGGCCATCCTCTTCACCACGAAACTTGAGCCCGCTGCACTGGACACCCTTCGGGAGTGGGTCGGCGAGTCGCGGATCACGTCGCTGCGGTTCGACGGGGATACGGTGGTGGGTGGCGAATGA